CACTTTCAGGAATTTACTGTTAACCATGTTTACTCCATCAACTCGAATTTCTTTGCACGTATATTTGGCCTGTGCCACGCCTTGTTGCAGCTGGAACAGCGGTAGCGCAGGTAGATGCGTTTGGTCGGTTTCTCCCGCCCTTCGGGCTTGGGACGCGGGAAACCACCGTAGCCGGCGGTGACGCGGCGGAAAAGTCGCTGTCCGCGCGCACGCTCGGAAGCGCGCTTCTTCTTGACCTGCTCCACTTCGTGCTGGTTGTGCGCCTTGCACGCGGGGCAGTAAGTGCTTATTCGACGGGGGAGCTTCATATCAGGGGACCGGCCGAGCCAGCCGCTTTTATAAAACTAATCTAAGCCGACGCCAGTTCGCGGTGGCGCATTCCGAACAGCGCCTGCACCGCCGCCAGCGGCAGCCGCAGCCAGAAGTCGCGCATCGCTTTTCCTTCGTATTCGCCGCGCGTCATCGTCGCCAGCAGCCCGAAAACCGCCGGCGTCCCGCCGAGCGCGAAGCCGAGGCGCATGAAGAAGGGGCGATAGATGCGGTGCTTGCTCCTCGCGGCGCGGTACATCTCGCGCGCGTAGTGCTCGCGCCAGTACTCTTCAAAGTGGGTCGGGTCGCCCTCGGCGACCGCGCGCGCCGCGAGCCTCCCGCCGAGCGCGGCGTGGTTCAGCCCTTCGCCGTGGATAGGGTTGACATGCCCCGCCGCGTCACCGACCAGCACCCATCCGTCGCCCGAGACCGGCTGGTCAAACAGCGCCGGGTCGTTGTAGGAGGGAATGGCGGAGCCGAAGCGGGTGCATTCGACCTCTTCGCCGCTCGCGAGCCGGTACCTGCCGGGGGCGGTGAACTCACCCGGCCAGCGGTCGTG
This region of Candidatus Poseidoniia archaeon genomic DNA includes:
- a CDS encoding 50S ribosomal protein L44e; the protein is MKLPRRISTYCPACKAHNQHEVEQVKKKRASERARGQRLFRRVTAGYGGFPRPKPEGREKPTKRIYLRYRCSSCNKAWHRPNIRAKKFELME